AACGCGTGCAGGCGGCCCGCGGGGAACTCCAGCGTCCGGACGGCCTCGACGAGCCTCTCGCCGATCGGCCGGTCGCCGCGGTGCAGCCAGACGACCTCCACGTCGGAGTCGATCTTCTGCTCCTCCTCCGGGCCCGCCACCTCGATGAAGGCGTGGACGACACTGCCGGCGGGCAGCGACTCCAGGGCGGCCGCGATGGCGGGCAGGGCGCTCTCGTCGCCGGCCAGCAGATGCCAGTCGGCAGCCGTGTCGGGTGTGTACGCGCCGCCGGGACCCATGAAGCGGACGGTCTCGCCCGGCTGGACGCGCGCCGCCCACGGCCCCGCCAGCCCCTCGTCGCCGTGGATCACGAAGTCGAGGGTCAGCTCGCGGTGTTCGGCGTCCCAGTGGCGCACGGTGTACGTCCGGGTCACGGGCCACTGGTCACGGGGGAGCTCGGCCCGGATGCGCTCCAGGTCGAAGGGCTCGGGGTAGGTCACGCCCTCGGGGCCGAAGAGGAGTTTGACGTAGTGGTCTGTGCAGTCGCCCGCCGTGAACTCGGCCAGGCCCTCGCCGCCGAGCACGACGCGCTGCATATGGGGGGTCAGCCGTTCGGTGCGGACGACCTGCGCGGAGTGGGGCTTCCGCGGCTTCCGTGCCGGACGTTCTGCCATGACGGCCTCCCATGCCAAAGGTTAGGTATACCTAAGTTAGCATCCTCGCCCCCGCTGATGCCCTCCCGTGCGGGAGATCGGCCGACCTCCCGCACGGATCTCGTCGCAGGACGAGTCCCGGTTCCCCGGTGAAGTCATTCCTCCACGCGAGAAGAACGCTCACGCCGGCGGCGCGCCCAGCGTCGCCAGCAGCCGTTGCAACGACCCGCCGAGTCCCCAGCGCTGCGCCAGTGCCTCAAGTGTCGCCCCGTCCCGCGGCGCACGGGGCAGCGCGGTGTCCACGTCCGGCAACGGCACGTCGTCGGCGACCTCGACCACCTTCGGCGCGACGGCGAGGTACGGCCTCGCCTCGTCCAGCCGCCGCCGCTGCGACGGAGTCAGCTTCGCCCTCGGGTCGTCGACCGCCGCCACGATCCCGGCCAGGTCACCGAACTCGGCCAGCAGCTTGGCCGCGGTCTTCTCCCCGATGCCGGGCACGCCCGGCAGACCGTCGCTCGGGTCGCCGCGCAGCAGCGCCAGATCCGCGTAACCGCTCCCGTCCACGCCGTACTTGCCGCGCAGCCACGCCTCGTCCGTCAGTTGCAGCGTGCCGACGCCCTTCAGCGGGTACAGCACGCGCACCCCGCGCGCGTCGTCCACCAGCTGGTAGAGGTCGCGGTCGCCGGTGACGATGTCGACCGGACCCTTCGCCCGGCCCGTGAACGTGCCGATCACGTCGTCCGCCTCGTAGCCGGCGACGCCCACGCGCGCGATGCCGAGCGCGTCCAGGACCGCTTCGATGATCGGCACCTGCGGCGAGAGCGTGTCCGGCACCTCCTCCTCGTCCGGGCCGCTCTCGCGCTCCTCGGCGACGCGGTGCGCCTTGTAGGAGGGGATGAGGTCGACCCGCCACTGGGGGCGCCAGTCGGCGTCCATGCAGGCGACCAGCTCATCCGGCCGGTGGTCCTTCACCAGCCGGTCGATGAAGTCCAGCAGCCCGCGCACGGCGTTCACCGGAGTGCCGTCCGGCGCCTTCACGGAGTCCGGGACGCCGAAGTAGGCGCGGAAGTAGAGCGAGGCGGTGTCGAGGAGCATCAGTCGTCCGGTCACGCCTCGCATCATGCCGCACGAGTGCCCGGGTGACCGGACCGCAGTCACTCCCGCGGCACTCGTGAACCCCGAAGAGGCCCGGGGGCTGGAGAGCGCCCGGGGCAGGGAGGGGGGGCGGTGCGCACGGCGTCGCCGGGCCGGCGGAGGCGGGAGCCGGACCTGGTCCGGACCTGACGGAAGGAAAGTCGCCTCTGGCCGGGAAGGGGGTTCCGGCGGCCGATTCGGGGCAGGAAAGCCGGGCGGCCGGGTGACCTGACAGCACCGGGACCGTCCGACGAGGGGCGGGCACCGACATACGGCCCCCCGGGGCCTGTGAAGGG
This Streptomyces sp. NBC_00377 DNA region includes the following protein-coding sequences:
- a CDS encoding 5'-3' exonuclease — encoded protein: MRGVTGRLMLLDTASLYFRAYFGVPDSVKAPDGTPVNAVRGLLDFIDRLVKDHRPDELVACMDADWRPQWRVDLIPSYKAHRVAEERESGPDEEEVPDTLSPQVPIIEAVLDALGIARVGVAGYEADDVIGTFTGRAKGPVDIVTGDRDLYQLVDDARGVRVLYPLKGVGTLQLTDEAWLRGKYGVDGSGYADLALLRGDPSDGLPGVPGIGEKTAAKLLAEFGDLAGIVAAVDDPRAKLTPSQRRRLDEARPYLAVAPKVVEVADDVPLPDVDTALPRAPRDGATLEALAQRWGLGGSLQRLLATLGAPPA
- a CDS encoding siderophore-interacting protein, giving the protein MAERPARKPRKPHSAQVVRTERLTPHMQRVVLGGEGLAEFTAGDCTDHYVKLLFGPEGVTYPEPFDLERIRAELPRDQWPVTRTYTVRHWDAEHRELTLDFVIHGDEGLAGPWAARVQPGETVRFMGPGGAYTPDTAADWHLLAGDESALPAIAAALESLPAGSVVHAFIEVAGPEEEQKIDSDVEVVWLHRGDRPIGERLVEAVRTLEFPAGRLHAFVHGEAACVKDLRKLLRVELGIPREDLSVSGYWRLGHDEDGWQAAKRDWNARVEAEQEGAAPAA